CACGACGCGGCGGCCGCGCAGTACGCAGCCCCTGAGCAATACGCTTACCCAGTGCAGCAGACCGTTCGCACGACGGTGAAGGACACGAACACGTACGCGCTCGTCTCCGTCATCCTCACGTTCATCGTGCCCATCGCGGGCATCATCTTTGGGCACCTCGGCCTGAACCAGATCAAGCGCACGGGCGACGCGGGGCGCGGGCTTGCGCTCACGGCCGTCATCTACGGGTACTGCGCCATCGCCCTCGGTGTGCTGTTCTTCGTGACCTACATCGGCTTTATCGTCATGGTCATCGGCGCCGCCGCGAGCGGGAGCTACACCTACTAGTGAGCGCTGAACCGAGCGACCGGCCCCGGGTGATGCACCCGGGGCCGGTTTCGTCGTCCCCCGGCTGGGACGGGCTCACGACACCCGACGGCCATGACCTGCTCGGGCGGATCGCAGCGCTCAGAGCCGCCGGCGATGCCCCCGACCTCGTGAACCAGCGCCTTCGCAAAGACGGCGCTGACCCCGAACTCCTTGCGGCGGCGCTCACCGTCGCGGGGCTGCGCGATCGCGCCGCCCCCAAGTTCGGCGCGAACGCACCAGACATGCTGTTCACGCAGGCGGGCCTCGAGCAGGCCTCCCGTGCCCACGTTGCCGAGCTGCACGCGGCCCGCTTCGCGTCGTGCAAGGCTGTCGCCGACCTCGGCTGCGGTTTGGGCGCCGAGTCGCTCGCCTTCCTGCGCGCCGGCAAACGCGTCCGCGCGGTCGAGCTCGACCCGCTCACCGCGCGCTTCGCCGAGCACAACCTCGCCGTCGAAGCGCGCGGCCTCGCGGCCGCTGGCGGCTCGCCGGAGTTCGACGTACTCGTGGGTGACGCGACCGTGGTTGGCGCCGGCGACGCAGACGCCGTGTTCCTCGACCCGGCGCGACGCACCGCGGGCCACCGCGACACCCGCCGCCTGGCGTCGTCCGACGACTACTCGCCAACGCTCGACTTCGCGTTCCGTGCGGCCCGAAGTGCCGTCGCTGGTGGCGTGAAGCTCGGCCCGGGGCTCGACCGCGAGCTGATTCCATCCGACGCCGAGGCCCAGTGGGTCTCGGTCGACGGTCAAGTCGTCGAG
This portion of the Leucobacter komagatae genome encodes:
- a CDS encoding class I SAM-dependent methyltransferase; translated protein: MSAEPSDRPRVMHPGPVSSSPGWDGLTTPDGHDLLGRIAALRAAGDAPDLVNQRLRKDGADPELLAAALTVAGLRDRAAPKFGANAPDMLFTQAGLEQASRAHVAELHAARFASCKAVADLGCGLGAESLAFLRAGKRVRAVELDPLTARFAEHNLAVEARGLAAAGGSPEFDVLVGDATVVGAGDADAVFLDPARRTAGHRDTRRLASSDDYSPTLDFAFRAARSAVAGGVKLGPGLDRELIPSDAEAQWVSVDGQVVEMGLWFGEAARAGVGRSATLVSHDDGPLAAPTVHELRAATDAPDAEARELGEYLFEPDGAVIRARLIGLLAKELGAGMLREGIAYLTADRPAHTPFAQAFRVIEELPAREKDLKRALAARGIGRLEIKKRGVDVDPAALRTRMRLKGPHSATLILSRSANRHVALLAERC
- a CDS encoding DUF4190 domain-containing protein; protein product: MSTTQPSDPNPYTPGSHDAAAAQYAAPEQYAYPVQQTVRTTVKDTNTYALVSVILTFIVPIAGIIFGHLGLNQIKRTGDAGRGLALTAVIYGYCAIALGVLFFVTYIGFIVMVIGAAASGSYTY